The proteins below are encoded in one region of Pithys albifrons albifrons isolate INPA30051 chromosome 25, PitAlb_v1, whole genome shotgun sequence:
- the NGFR gene encoding tumor necrosis factor receptor superfamily member 16 isoform X1, whose translation MAGLLPLLLLLLRADPSWGSKDKCYTKMYTTSGECCRACNLGEGVVQPCGVNQTVCEPCLDSVTFSDTVSATEPCKPCTQCVGLQSMLAPCVESDDAVCQCAYGYFQDEATGTCRECRVCQAGFGLMFPCKDSQDTVCEECPEGTFSSDANFVDPCLPCTTCEDNEVLVKECTAVSDAECRGLHPRWTTHTPSLVGSASPEPLTRDPLSTEALPSTLADTGTTVMGSSQPVVSRGTADNLIPVYCSILAAVVVGLVAYIAFKRWNNCKQNKQGANNRPVNQTPSPEGEKLHSDSGISVDSQSLHDQQPPSQGTQGAAPKGDGNLYSTLPASKQEEVEKLLGSSAEDTWRQLAGELGYKEDLIDSFTREESPARALLADWSSKECATLDALLAALRKIQRGDIAESLGSESTATSPV comes from the exons GATCCCTCCTGGGGCTCCAAGGACAAGTGCTACACCAAGATGTACACGACAAGCGGGGAGTGCTGCCGAGCCTGTAACCTGGGCGAGGGGGTGGTGCAGCCCTGCGGCGTCAACCAGACGGTCTGTGAGCCCTGCCTGGACA GTGTGACCTTCTCGGACACAGTGAGTGCCACGGAGCCGTGCAAGCCGTGCACACAGTGCGTGGGGCTGCAGAGCATGTTGGCACCGTGCGTGGAGTCGGACGACGCCGTGTGCCAATGTGCCTACGGCTACTTCCAGGACGAGGCCACCGGCACCTGCCGCGAGTGCCGCGTGTGCCAGGCGGGCTTCGGGCTCATGTTCCCCTGCAAGGACTCGCAGGACACGGTGTGTGAGGAGTGCCCCGAGGGCACCTTCTCCAGCGATGCCAACTTTGTGgatccctgcctgccctgcaccaCCTGTGAGGACAACGAGGTGCTGGTGAAGGAGTGCACGGCCGTGTCGGACGCTGAGTGCAGGG GTCTCCACCCTCGCTGGACAACCCACACTCCATCCCTGgtgggctctgccagccctgagcccctCACCAGGGACCCCCTCAGCACCGAggcactgcccagcaccctGGCAGACACGGGCACCACCGTcatgggcagctcccagcccgtGGTGAGCCGTGGCACCGCCGACAACCTCATCCCTGTGTACTGCTCCATCCTGGCAGCCGtggtggtggggctggtggCATACATCGCCTTCAAGAG gtggAACAACTGCAAACAGAACAAGCAAGGAGCCAACAACCGCCCCGTGAACCAGACCCCGTCCCCGGAGGGGGAGAAGCTGCACAGCGACAGCGGCATCTCCGTGGACAGCCAGAGCCTGCATGaccagcagccccccagccagGGCACCCAGGGGGCAG cccccaaGGGAGACGGGAACCTCTACAGCACCCTGCCTGCCAGcaagcaggaggaggtggagaagctgctgggcagctctgccgAGGACACGTGGAGGCAGCTGGCCGGGGAGCTGGGCTACAAGGAGGACCTCATAGACTCCTTCACGCGGGAGGAATCGCCCGCCAGGGCCCTGCTGGCCGACTGGTCCTCCAAGGAATGTGCCACGCTGGATGCCCTGCTGGCCGCCCTGCGCAAGATCCAGCGCGGGGACATCGCCGAGAGCCTGGGCAGCGAGTCCACGGCCACCTCCCCGGTGTGA
- the NGFR gene encoding tumor necrosis factor receptor superfamily member 16 isoform X2 yields the protein MDRQQRRDPSWGSKDKCYTKMYTTSGECCRACNLGEGVVQPCGVNQTVCEPCLDSVTFSDTVSATEPCKPCTQCVGLQSMLAPCVESDDAVCQCAYGYFQDEATGTCRECRVCQAGFGLMFPCKDSQDTVCEECPEGTFSSDANFVDPCLPCTTCEDNEVLVKECTAVSDAECRGLHPRWTTHTPSLVGSASPEPLTRDPLSTEALPSTLADTGTTVMGSSQPVVSRGTADNLIPVYCSILAAVVVGLVAYIAFKRWNNCKQNKQGANNRPVNQTPSPEGEKLHSDSGISVDSQSLHDQQPPSQGTQGAAPKGDGNLYSTLPASKQEEVEKLLGSSAEDTWRQLAGELGYKEDLIDSFTREESPARALLADWSSKECATLDALLAALRKIQRGDIAESLGSESTATSPV from the exons GATCCCTCCTGGGGCTCCAAGGACAAGTGCTACACCAAGATGTACACGACAAGCGGGGAGTGCTGCCGAGCCTGTAACCTGGGCGAGGGGGTGGTGCAGCCCTGCGGCGTCAACCAGACGGTCTGTGAGCCCTGCCTGGACA GTGTGACCTTCTCGGACACAGTGAGTGCCACGGAGCCGTGCAAGCCGTGCACACAGTGCGTGGGGCTGCAGAGCATGTTGGCACCGTGCGTGGAGTCGGACGACGCCGTGTGCCAATGTGCCTACGGCTACTTCCAGGACGAGGCCACCGGCACCTGCCGCGAGTGCCGCGTGTGCCAGGCGGGCTTCGGGCTCATGTTCCCCTGCAAGGACTCGCAGGACACGGTGTGTGAGGAGTGCCCCGAGGGCACCTTCTCCAGCGATGCCAACTTTGTGgatccctgcctgccctgcaccaCCTGTGAGGACAACGAGGTGCTGGTGAAGGAGTGCACGGCCGTGTCGGACGCTGAGTGCAGGG GTCTCCACCCTCGCTGGACAACCCACACTCCATCCCTGgtgggctctgccagccctgagcccctCACCAGGGACCCCCTCAGCACCGAggcactgcccagcaccctGGCAGACACGGGCACCACCGTcatgggcagctcccagcccgtGGTGAGCCGTGGCACCGCCGACAACCTCATCCCTGTGTACTGCTCCATCCTGGCAGCCGtggtggtggggctggtggCATACATCGCCTTCAAGAG gtggAACAACTGCAAACAGAACAAGCAAGGAGCCAACAACCGCCCCGTGAACCAGACCCCGTCCCCGGAGGGGGAGAAGCTGCACAGCGACAGCGGCATCTCCGTGGACAGCCAGAGCCTGCATGaccagcagccccccagccagGGCACCCAGGGGGCAG cccccaaGGGAGACGGGAACCTCTACAGCACCCTGCCTGCCAGcaagcaggaggaggtggagaagctgctgggcagctctgccgAGGACACGTGGAGGCAGCTGGCCGGGGAGCTGGGCTACAAGGAGGACCTCATAGACTCCTTCACGCGGGAGGAATCGCCCGCCAGGGCCCTGCTGGCCGACTGGTCCTCCAAGGAATGTGCCACGCTGGATGCCCTGCTGGCCGCCCTGCGCAAGATCCAGCGCGGGGACATCGCCGAGAGCCTGGGCAGCGAGTCCACGGCCACCTCCCCGGTGTGA